Proteins encoded within one genomic window of Synechococcus sp. PCC 7335:
- a CDS encoding DUF4334 domain-containing protein, whose translation MLSKKTTLDQLRGQGKTTAAALALFDQLAPVDIEFMLGQWKGSGFQTGHPMDGLLEAANWYGKAFIGSECVHPLLFLDGSGQTFKVAPNPQMMKLALRLPLPKNDVLGPMYALLTSMLKTEESQARLRMMEYRGKVSATMIYDYLPIHDVFRKVDDNTLLGLMDYKGLSDPFFFVLEREI comes from the coding sequence ATGCTGAGTAAAAAAACCACACTAGACCAACTACGAGGACAAGGAAAAACCACAGCAGCAGCACTTGCCCTATTCGATCAGCTAGCGCCCGTAGATATAGAGTTCATGCTAGGTCAGTGGAAGGGATCTGGCTTTCAGACTGGTCACCCGATGGACGGCCTACTAGAAGCTGCGAATTGGTATGGCAAAGCGTTTATCGGTTCGGAGTGCGTTCATCCGCTACTCTTTTTGGACGGTAGTGGCCAGACATTTAAGGTCGCGCCGAATCCTCAGATGATGAAGCTAGCGCTGCGTTTACCCCTTCCCAAGAATGACGTCCTAGGGCCGATGTATGCGCTACTGACCTCTATGCTCAAGACAGAAGAGAGTCAGGCTAGGTTGAGGATGATGGAGTATAGAGGGAAAGTGAGCGCCACTATGATCTACGACTATCTACCAATACACGACGTGTTTAGAAAGGTTGATGACAATACTTTACTGGGACTCATGGACTACAAAGGATTATCAGATCCTTTTTTCTTTGTTTTAGAACGAGAAATTTAG